Proteins co-encoded in one Camelus bactrianus isolate YW-2024 breed Bactrian camel chromosome 6, ASM4877302v1, whole genome shotgun sequence genomic window:
- the PYGO1 gene encoding pygopus homolog 1: MSAEQEKDPISLKRVRGGDSGLDGLGGPGVQLGSPDKKKRKTNTQGPSFPPLSEYAPPPNPNSDHLVAANPFDDNYNTISYKPLPSSNPYLGPGYPGFGGYSTFRMPPHVPPRMSSPYCGPYSLRNQPHPFPQNPLGMGFNRPHAFNFGPHDNSSFGNPSYNNALGQNVNMPNQHFRQNPAENFNQIPPQNASQVSNPDLVSNFVPGNNSNFSSPLESNHSFIPPPNTFGQAKAPPPKQDFSQGATKNTNQNSSAHPPHLNMDDTVNQSNIELKNVNRNNVVNQENSRSSSTEATNNSHANGTQNKPRQPRGAADTCTTEKSNKSSLHPSRHGHSSSDPVYPCGICTNEVNDDQDAILCEASCQKWFHRICTGMTETAYGLLTAEASAVWGCDTCMADKDVQLMRTRETFGPPAVGSDA; encoded by the exons gtggTGATAGTGGACTGGATGGGTTAGGAGGACCAGGTGTACAACTAGGAAGCCCAGATAAGAAAAAACGCAAGACAAACACACAG GGGCCTTCTTTTCCTCCGTTGTCTGAGTATGCTCCGCCACCGAATCCAAACTCTGACCATCTAGTAGCTGCTAATCCATTTGATGACAATTATAATACTATTTCCTATAAACCACTACCTTCTTCAAATCCGTATCTTGGCCCTGGGTACCCTGGCTTTGGAGGCTATAGCACATTCAGAATGCCACCACACGTTCCTCCAAGAATGTCTTCCCCATACTGTGGTCCTTACTCACTCAGGAATCAGCCACACCCATTTCCTCAGAATCCTTTGGGCATGGGTTTTAATCGACCTCATGCTTTTAACTTTGGGCCACACGATAATTCAAGTTTTGGAAATCCATCTTATAATAATGCACTAGGTCAGAATGTTAACATGCCTAATCAACATTTTAGACAAAATCCTGCTGAAAACTTCAATCAGATTCCTCCACAGAATGCAAGCCAAGTATCTAACCCTGACTTGGTGTCTAACTTTGTCCCTGGAAATAATTCAAATTTTAGTTCTCCATTAGAATCTAATCATTCCTTTATTCCTCCCCCAAACACTTTTGGTCAAGCAAAAGCACCACCCCCAAAACAAGACTTTAGTCAAGGAGCAACCAAAAACACTAATCAAAATTCCTCTGCTCATCCACCTCACTTAAATATGGATGACACAGTGAATCAGAGTaatattgaattaaaaaatgttaatcgAAACAATGTAGTAAATCAAGAGAACAGCCGCTCAAGTAGCACTGAAGCTACAAACAACAGCCATGCAAATGGGACACAGAATAAGCCACGACAACCTAGAGGTGCTGCAGATACATGCACCACTGAGAAAAGCAATAAATCCTCTCTCCACCCAAGCCGTCATGGCCATTCTTCCTCTGACCCAGTGTATCCTTGTGGAATTTGTACAAATGAAGTGAATGATGATCAGGATGCTATCCTGTGTGAAGCCTCTTGTCAGAAGTGGTTTCATCGGATCTGCACTGGAATGACTGAAACAGCTTATGGCCTCCTAACAGCAGAAGCATCAGCGGTATGGGGCTGTGATACCTGTATGGCTGACAAAGATGTTCAGTTAATGCGCACTAGAGAGACTTTTGGTCCACCTGCAGTGGGCAGTGATGCTTAA